In a genomic window of Platichthys flesus chromosome 24, fPlaFle2.1, whole genome shotgun sequence:
- the LOC133949825 gene encoding claudin domain-containing protein 1-like — MVDNRYATALVIACVLSTLATVYVSVAIGTQHWYQYSSPSVRGEANVSELRSLYEEFLDGEFDEKTYSDTLFRLNGTVGLWWRCVLVPAHALWHKEPDAKLVLECRSFTLSQQFTPKYKEPGNHNSGEDMLRTYLWRCQFLLPLVSLGLVVMAALIGFFACLCRSLTPTLGIGVLHLLAGLCTLATVCCYLAGMDLLHRVSMLPDKVDGSLGWSLYLALISSPLHMMAAALLVWAARSHSQNYYRMTAYRVA, encoded by the exons ATGGTTGACAACCGCTACGCCACGGCCCTGGTCATCGCCTGCGTGCTGAGCACGCTAGCCACCGTGTACGTGTCGGTGGCCATCGGGACGCAGCACTGGTACCAGTACAGCAGCCCCAGCGTGCGCGGGGAGGCCAACGTGTCCGAGCTGCGCTCCCTGTACGAGGAGTTCCTGGACGGGGAGTTTGACGAGAAAACTTACAGCGACACCCTGTTCCGCCTCAACGGCACCGTGGGCCTCTGGTGGCGGTGCGTGCTCGTCCCTGCCCACGCGCTTTGGCACAAGGAGCCAG ATGCCAAACTGGTGCTGGAGTGTCGAAGCTTCACTCTGTCTCAGCAGTTCACTCCCAAGTACAAAGAACCAGGAAATCACAACAGTGGAGAGGACATGCTGCGCACCT aCCTGTGGAGGTGCCAGTTTCTGTTGCCACTGGTGTCACTGGGCTTAGTGGTGATGGCAGCCCTGATTGGCTTCTTCGCCTGCCTCTGCCGAAGCCTCACCCCAACCCTTGGCATCGGAGTGCTTCACCTACTGGCTG GTCTCTGCACCTTAGCCACAGTGTGCTGCTACCTGGCAGGGATGGACCTGCTCCACAGGGTGTCTATGCTCCCCGACAAGGTGGACGGCTCGCTGGGCTGGTCCCTGTACCTGGCTCTCATCTCCTCGCCGCTCCACATGATGGCCGCTGCGCTGCTGGTGTGGGCGGCACGCAGCCACAGTCAGAATTACTACCGCATGACAGCCTACCGCGTTGCATAG